Within the Pseudorasbora parva isolate DD20220531a chromosome 20, ASM2467924v1, whole genome shotgun sequence genome, the region ttcgaccaagccgtctgtttgtgggtgatagacgctggttcgaatggatttaatgcccaataatccgtacaattcgcttaacgtgcgtgacataaacgccgtgccttgatcagtgaggatttctttcggaatccccacccgggagatcaaacgaaacagtgcgtccgccacactcttcgccgagatgttgcggagagccactgcttccggatatcgtgttgcgtagtccacgataactagcgcaaaacgatgtccgcgtgcggatcgctctaatggcccgatgaggtccatcgcaattctctcgaaggggacctgcattaatggtagggggcgcaatggcgcttttggggcggccagtgggttcaccaactgacattcaggacaagacgcgcaccacctgcgcacattgtcatgaatgcctggccaaaaaaatcgggtcattaaatgattcagcgtggccgcctgtcccaggtggcccgccatcgggttagagtgagccgcctggaaaagcatttcccggcggctctttggtactaacaactgggttgtatccacttttgtctgagcgtcttgggtcactcgatacaacctatccttaactatggcaaaataaggatacgtgacgggcaatgcgggttggagggactgaccgtcgatagtgcggacctgttggaacgcatgttttagagtctcatcttgggactgctccagagggaagtcatcgcggtccgagagaatcagtctctcaaccccgctcggttcccctgaagctgttcccaagggccccgtatcagtctcgccaacctgcactcgcaccgccccgttcctagccttgtttccccaagcggcatccgcgcataatgaccccaataacgccgaaaaggcgggccaattcgtccccagaattagcggatgccggaggtggggactaaccgccacctcaacattatgctttttccccctaaactgtatcgtgactgggacaaccggatattccaccacatccccgtgcacacaccgcaccttaaccatgcggcttgtatccaatgccccaggctgcatcaggctttgatggatcgaggtttggttacatcctgaatccaccaaggcctgatatgtaccccccttgatacttacaggaatttggtactctcctgcttgatcgggggtggtccgctggacgtccgggatccggatcattgttccgatgtccatcatcggacatcggtccacaaaatgatccggatcgccgcaccgccagcaggccagcccaggcctacccgccgccccggcggcggggagtgggttggaggatgagcgcggaaagggggcggaaccagagccattgtcaccaccagcccccagcggccccgcccccctgggcgggacccgcgaactcccagacggtccaaggcccatcccaccccggcctctgggggggacgcgaggagggcctggagggcgggacctggggagagggacaggtcgagagagagagagagaggggggagagagagagggagaagttagtgggggttcgccgacccccgggcacgccaccaggtggtcctccgccaggtggatggccgtctccagcgacgtgggccggtggcactggacccactcggcggtcttccgggggagccgagtgatgaactgctccagcaccaccagatcgacaacatggtccacgtcgctgccgccggccagcagccatctgcggcactcgtcccggagctgttgggccaatgcgaagggtcgaccggactcaccccactccagggagcggaaacgctggcggtgttgttctggggtccggccgacccgctgaagtatggcccgcttcaggtcgtcgtagtccaggaggttcgcgaccggtagatgttgcgcggccgcctgggcttcgccggatagaagggggatgaggcgcaccggccactgtgcccggggccacccgcaggcctccgcggctttttggaacagatccacgaaggcctcggggtcgtcttccggccccatcttctgtaggggcacgtgcaccggtgcgctggcccgccccgcggcctcggcgcgaacctcccggtccatccagctccggaaccgctcgcggtcctcttgctggccttggacgatggcctcgaagcggcgctcctgttcggtccgaaggtccagcaatgccttatggtgttcctggtggaggaccgcgagggagttgatgatctccgcaaatggcgaggcggagggcgttgtcatggcggcggctctgtcctgcttccttcccgggtttcggcaccagtgtaacaagttcgatatagtgaggaaggaagaggacacgggggtcggcaggactgttgatgctctttattttctcaataactcaaatcacaacgtgcacgcttcagcgtgtgtttgtctctgtatatgctcagtttcgcttccgggtcacgcacttccgggttccggatatctcagggggtcgcatcaacagtccgactctctctctccctggtctccggttccgctggtgttttatcccgtctccgcgctcattactagaacaagagacaggtgttattaatctgcgtccaacccactcacttaccgctcgtcccgcggccctctctcccgctgcagacctcgctgaaccacgccccccttgccacaatgacata harbors:
- the LOC137049199 gene encoding uncharacterized protein; its protein translation is MTTPSASPFAEIINSLAVLHQEHHKALLDLRTEQERRFEAIVQGQQEDRERFRSWMDREVRAEAAGRASAPVHVPLQKMGPEDDPEAFVDLFQKAAEACGWPRAQWPVRLIPLLSGEAQAAAQHLPVANLLDYDDLKRAILQRVGRTPEQHRQRFRSLEWGESGRPFALAQQLRDECRRWLLAGGSDVDHVVDLVVLEQFITRLPRKTAEWVQCHRPTSLETAIHLAEDHLVACPGVGEPPLTSPSLSPPSLSLSRPVPLPRSRPPGPPRVPPRGRGGMGLGPSGSSRVPPRGAGPLGAGGDNGSGSAPFPRSSSNPLPAAGAAGRPGLACWRCGDPDHFVDRCPMMDIGTMIRIPDVQRTTPDQAGEYQIP